GCTACTGCATATGCACTTGGGGTGGTATGGCAAAAACGCATTTAATTCAAGTTGAACGAGCGCAACGCTGTCTCATTAAAGTTGCCTTGAAACTTCCATTTAGATGTCCTACCACTGCAGTTCTCAAAGAAGCACAGGTGCTTAGTGTCcgcaaattatttttcttaaatattctACAGAGATACCATATCAATACTGTACCCACGCTTCAAGTAACGAATAAAGGGATAGATCGATGCCCTGTACCTgctattaaaagtaaatttgctAACAAATCATACAGAGTACTAGCTCCTCGTATATACAACAAGTTGAacaatattaatgttaaaaagcTAAATAGGAACGCCTTCAAGAAAACGGTTTTATCATGGCTAGACGACTATGATTACGATGGCATAGAAAATCTCCTTATCTCacaagttaaataaattattaatgtaactCAACTCACCGTAATAATACAGATTACACACATACAtgcacatacacacacacgtacacacacacacacacacacgtacacacacacaaacacacacacacacacacacaaacactcACACCACACATTCATTGGGTTGGCTATCccccttttatttttaatttttgcctttgtataaattttctttttgttttaaccTTTATCTAGACCACAATGTATTAAGGGAAGGGACTGGCTTTCTTAACACAGGCTATGCCTAGAAAGAGAGCCAGAGCCTCATAatcaatattgtatattttaaaggtgaaataaagatttattttattttattttatttattatagggacagagaaagcgactttaatgatattgttaaaagtttttggCAGCATGTGAGTAAAGCTAAATATAAACTaactaattacttatttaagatttattatttgttactcATTTATTTCTGGTGTTGTTGTTTTAAATGgcaacatatttatttatttctttgttctttcttttcatgaaaaatcatatttaacaTCAGCTTACCTGCAAATGTAGATAagaattgtatataaaaatccTTCTCCCATATAAACAGATCAACTCCGTCCTTCTCCTCATGTGCCCAGTCCAAACAATCACTTTTAAACGGTTCCACATGGTTTAAAGTCATGTTAATTGGAAGTTTTCTGAAATGTATGGAATTCAAGGTTTAatactgatgatgatgattgaagactgaaattttaaagaacaatgcaaatattcatataaatacatagtcTAAAACAACTGAGCCTCATATAATAATCCGGTCAAATTAAGCTTGAAAATAGTATTGAAATAAGGATAATTCCGACAAAGCCAAATTTTGGTGAGGAGCTGGAGTGTaccataacaaataaaaattgaaaagtcTCCACTTATCCCATGTGTGCTTCAAAAGTTGTTTGGGGTCAAGTAGTAGCCAACTTACATGTGCGTGGAATTAATTGTGCTATTGTTCTGTATGTCGCAGATAGAGTTGACCATGATGTTAAATAAGCTGTCGTTTCTCCACACTCCATATGTCTCCAGCATCATCAATATGATGAGCAGCTTCCAATAAGCCTGTAACATTGAgaatttttgattaaattatagcaatacaaagatttttaagctattgcatagcttctatcgcgggccttcaGAGCGGGGACcgatcgagaaattccgtaacgaaaaaaccacACACTCCCCACTcagacgggcggaggtgtggcttgaaggcatagcatgcaatagctttaccgcggcagtccccgagtgccacgcgtcgtttttttatatacctaaaagAAGAAAGAATGGACTTTGTGTCACTGAAATGTTAGaattctgataaaataatatcattattattgtttagaaACAGACtttcagaaaaaaaatttaacttcggagcaaaattaatgtcaatgTGAAAGTTAAATACtcaataataaagaattactaaattcataaaaaattacttactttAAAATCAGTGTTGAATATAATGTGCCTTTGTGCTTCTTTTGATATAAGGACTAGATCTATCATGACTATTACTGGATCATATTCTATGTACTTATCCACTATGCCATTACATTTTTCCTGAAAGTAaaagaacatttttatttataattaactttattttattgaacacAGAGTTGAAATAGAACAGCATTAAAAATCCTTCAAACTAAATGATGCAAATAagttaacaaattaaatataggtattcaagtctaattgaataaatattaattgattttgaGTATACtacgttttaaattatactgcAAGATATCTTACGCATTTCGTTAATTTTAACACCGAGGGTCCGTAAGTTCTGTACAGGGCGCCGGCTCCTTCTCCACAATTTACACATTTATATCGCATTTTGTCGGTCATTTATCCTTTAtcctataaaattattctctataccaaattggTTGTATTTTATGGGATAAACATTTCCACAACCGTATtcaagaaaataaagaaattaaaaacaagtaacaacaaataacaatattttaaaaatcggACGACTGCAGAACACTGAACAGCAGAAGTGCAGATGTCAGCACTCAGCACTCAGctttgacagttgacactttttttttaaatctcagTTGGCTTTTTTCCATTTCCGTAGAGACGGTAATAATACTGAactatttgattattttaagacAGATTATACGAGCAGcggattttatttaatgctaGCCCCTATTATCTTCGCAGAAGTGAAATctgagtaataataataattattatattgtgacGAGAGCTTCAGAACATGTTCTGAACATTCAGCAATTCCATCTACATTTTACTCAGGGCCACAGTTATGTGCCGCTTCTAGTAACAAAGTGTCatttaaatagaatattttatgaaattcagAGAGCgtgtatttctttttttcttttttttttttgttccttcAGTTACTGCAATCTGTCTCCTTGGGGGACATTCAGCAGTATGCTGGGTGGTGCTTATAATGCTGGCGCGCACGGCATGTAACCTGTGTCACATCCTTATTGTTACAACAGTAACTGTATTTACTGCGATTGTATGAGGTCTTGAGGTATTTTACGCTTTAAGCGTCGCGCATTGGTCTGATTTGACATAAGTGACCGGGCCAGTGAATTTGGGTGTTGTTCTATACGCTCTTTGTACGCTCTAGTATAGCGTACAATTTCTTGTTTTACAGTGGGCATGCGTAGGTCGCGATGTAATAGATCGTTAGGCACGAACCAGGGTGCATTGGTTATCATGCggagtgttttattttgaaacctTTGTATGATCTCGATGTTTGAATGGGAGGCAGTTCCCCACAGTTGTATGCCATATGTCCAGATGGGCTTGAGTATAGCTTTGTGTAAACGCATTTTATTTTCTAGGGACAGTTGCGACTTTCGTCCAATTAGCCAGAAAAGTTTGCGCGTTTGGATGCCAAGTTGTTTCCTCTTGGTGAAGATATGTTTTTTCCAGGTAAGCCTTTTGTCCAAGTGCAGCCCAAAGTATCTCACATGATCTGCCTGGGGGATAGCAATGTTGTTCAGCGTGACTGGAGGACAAAAATCTCTTCGTAAGGTAAATGTTACGTTTACTGACTTTGTTTCATTCGCTTTTATCCGCCACTTTTTAAGCCAGAGGGATATCTCATTTAGGCCTTGTTGGAGTATTTCTGAGGCTATTTTTGGGTTGTTATGTGTAGCTAGTAGAGCGGTATCATCAGCAAAAGTTCCAGTAACCAAAGATTCAGATGTCGGTAGATCCGCAGTGAAAAGAAGGTATAGTATGGGACCAAGTACGCTGCCTTGCGGAACTCCTGCTTTTATAGGGCGAAGATCTGACAGTGCATCTCCTTGTTGTACTATGAAATGACGCTGCTGGAGGAATGATTCTAATATTCTGTAAAGGTAGTCTGGTAGCCCGTTTTTTAGTTTGAATAGCAGTCCTTCATGCCACACCCGGTCGAAGGCTTGAGATATATCTAGGAATGCACTGGCGCAGTAGGATTTACTTTCTAATGATTCCATGATATGTTTTGTTAGTCTATGCACTTGGTCGATGGTAGCATGCTTACTGCGAAATCCAAACTGGTGATCGGGAATTAGCTCCTTTTCTTTGAGTATCGGCAGGATGCGTTGCAATAGCAGGGACTCGTATATCTTAGATGGAGTAGGTAGCAGGCTTATGGGCCTATATGATTTTGCTTCCTCAGGTTGTTTCTCTGGCTTCAGCAGCATTATGATTTGTGCGACCTTCCACTCCAAAGGAAAGAAATGCAGTCTTGGCATTGCATTAAATAGTGACGTAAGGAAGATTATGCCAGATTCAGGTAGTTCTTTGAGTATACGATTTGTGATAAGGTCGTATCCTGGGGCCTTATTTGGgtcagatttttttatagtctGGGAAACCTCAGATTTGGTAAATTTTATAGACATATCCTGTGTACCTTTTGGACTGCTTAAGCGGTTAGTAATTTCTGCTGCATCTTCTGGTGTGCCGTCATATGGGTGAGGAGTGAATACATTTGAGAGATGTTCCGAAAAGGTTTTGGCTTTCTCTTCGTCTGTCCGTGCCCATGTACCATCTAATTTTCTTATAGGATGCGATACATTAATGGGCCGTTTTAGTTTCCGGGTGGCTTTCCGTAAAGAATAATCCGAGGAAGCAGTAGCATCCAGGCCGGTGAGGTAATTGTGGAAACCATCATTTCTATCTTTCTCCAAAGTGcgcttatttatataagtgtATTTCTAAtgcgttttatatttaatattttctttatggtgaaataacataaatattataagaattattaCAGATATCGAATatcaaacattataataatattataattgcccccttgtcatatatatatacatatttttactttcttttagtagaaaggcaggtgccatagtttcccaTAGTCCCAAGTACCAGTCCATTTAGCATCCCAATCCATagaccaattattaaatttccataccctgcaatagtcctacatcggccgcggactgcctagggctgtatctctatagtgcagtcatgggcaggctgcggctggtgtcccacaacacattaaaagtctcgaaagggcctctgcgtgttggatccgtgtccccacgtaacccttccaaagatccgggtaccttccttctggtggtacccgagtattatggagaagagaaacattataatattatgtaaatgcgGAATCATAGTTATAAccaaaattattgttaataataagtatGAGTTAATTGacgcatttcaaaattttcgaCCAACAAGCAACAACAAAGACGACCCGAATATTTCCTATCTTTATCCGCTTCCATAAAAAATAGACTTAGAATATAGAACGATAGAAAACTGTAGGAAACTATAACTTGTCACTGCTGACCGCAATATCAATTTCGCTTTTCATAAAAACGTTTCCTCTTTGATCGGGCTTAAACCGTCAATACGATTACTTGCAATATCCGATACGACAACCGattcatattaataattatgtttaactTTTCGCccttaaacaatatattatcctgacctgaaatcttaaaatggaaattaaaaaattcccagtttatctttgtaaaatgtaaagtataACTTACTAATAGAATTagattcttaaaataataatggcaAAATGGTTTTCcgtgttaataataataattaaatcggTGTGTGAGTTTGATGAAGATAGATACGTAAGTCAACTACCGGTAAAGGTTAACTAACTACCTTTGTGGATTTgtattacctacattattattggaaatatttttttttggcgATTACACGGCGTTAatgatttttctttatttgtaactacaatatcaatattataataataatgttatctGTGACGTTTGGTGAAGAACGCACAAAACTCGAACAGCCGTTAATTTTTTCTTTCagtattttaagaataaagcaactcaagtaattataattattattaagtaaaatgaTCTCGTTGGGAACACAAACTTTTACAAGGTACGTACCTATAGGACAGAAGAACTAGTGCATGACAACTTTTTAGTTAttctttcatattattaaatttaaaaatcgcTTAGTGTAAAGAGTCCTAGCTATAATATGAGGACAGGT
This window of the Colias croceus chromosome 5, ilColCroc2.1 genome carries:
- the LOC123691654 gene encoding protein ARV1 codes for the protein MTDKMRYKCVNCGEGAGALYRTYGPSVLKLTKCEKCNGIVDKYIEYDPVIVMIDLVLISKEAQRHIIFNTDFKAYWKLLIILMMLETYGVWRNDSLFNIMVNSICDIQNNSTINSTHIKLPINMTLNHVEPFKSDCLDWAHEEKDGVDLFIWEKDFYIQFLSTFAGIFIFINITHSAMMLMKGFSLKNEVSILQLLKSFSLANMSLLLTLPMLVWGSGETEPSTRLVHYALVFLYMFAVFYNMFSVLYESPRFATIMVLLASNLFKYMITFHATPFIRKMIT